Part of the Mytilus galloprovincialis chromosome 14, xbMytGall1.hap1.1, whole genome shotgun sequence genome is shown below.
AGTAAATGTCTTGATAATCCAACAGCCATTGGGTTATAGCTACGCTACACGTTTTGATAGTACTGTTTGGATGAATATTAGAAGGAGCATCTATCTCAGTAATGTCTCTTTCTATGAAACGTGTCAAATGGCAAATAACAGCCACGATAAAGATTGTGACTATACAGAAAACAATTTTACGCATCGTATTCTTTTCTCCGACTCGACTAGGTAAAGGTCTACACACGTGTATATATCTTTGAATAGTCAGTGTCGTTGTTAGCCAAATGGAAATGGTATGGAAAATTGTTGGAAAATATTGGtcaaaataaaagtacacaacaCACCAGTTTATCGGTATCTTTTCCACATAATTTCCGTAGGagtaaaaataaatgtacaatggCAAGGGACATAATCCGGTGCACATATCCGAAATAGCCATTCCAGCGAAGAGTAAATTTTTTGGAGAGCGCATGTTCTTCTGCAAAAGAACAACACACGCAAATGAATTTGTAAAAACAGCCAAACAAATAATAATTGGTAAAAAATATCCATATACAGGTACAGCAAAGTCAATTGGTTCTAAGTTTCTAAGATCCAAAATTGGTAGTCTTATATTGACCAGGTCACTTGTTATATTTTCCACCATCATTGCAATATCAAATTTGAAGGGATTTACACagttttattatcaaatatactagaacacacccgcgaaatcgcgggcatgtACAGCTTGTGatctgttgtaggatgatttttttgtaaaagatattatgtatggagaattccatcaaaggtatcaaaagccctcttcctttttccaaagtccggtatttgtttcctttctgttaaattgaa
Proteins encoded:
- the LOC143059439 gene encoding sex peptide receptor-like, whose protein sequence is MAISDMCTGLCPLPLYIYFYSYGNYVEKIPINWCVVYFYFDQYFPTIFHTISIWLTTTLTIQRYIHVLLTNFFLLLTFPVNFFIYCGMSKKFRETFKKTINCYLD